In the Polyangiaceae bacterium genome, one interval contains:
- a CDS encoding glycoside hydrolase family 57 protein: MKLWHLQDDTPRLPRRPSRHQLVRVRAASWPVAPGQEVWVVVRAPGKEPRNVRAGWVENRDSVSYWEAELGAWLDGESVEYTLLATDRDGNQATAGPFEFSVGPKLTVALMWHQHQPLYRPVGDHRVLREPWVRLHALRDYFAMPWLLSAEPEVHATINLTPVLLGQLEDYVEHHGQDEALLWTRTPAEHLGASGEAFLLRHFFEAHWHNQIQPFERYRELFHKRESQQPFSAADLRDLQMWFNLAWFGPELLQGEVALPTGRRVTAKHFVERGRDFSHDDVMEMIDVQQAVMAAVLPMHRTLVERGQLEVATTPFYHPILPLLVDSDRATLDREGTRLPRRFAHVEDADTQVRRAQEAYRSWFGRDARGMWPAEGAVAEFVVPLFAKHGVQWIASDAGVLARSGKWGYRSDDPDVLCRPYRAEFDGSQVTVFFRDTALSDAIGFQYHSFHDAEAAAADLVSQIKSRFAERVSGDDAVLSIILDGENAWGAYRDAGRPFLRAMYRRLADDPDLQLATFSEVLDGAPSRHLRAHPIAGQAQVHQLFIGSWADELASAPGVDLGTWIGEEEENVAWEHLEDARDALVAAGQDPSVAPLAWEAIYAAEGSDWFWWYGSDQDSGRDDEFDALFRTHLRSAYLNAGLPVPAPLGTSIFPPRVVWSATAKRAELGREEALTIITHCPGTVRLAFDDADAVEHPLRPVGGVMAGCSHYELRVPPAPEAAKRIVFRIHCNRPGCQSETCHGGDQEISLRG; this comes from the coding sequence ATGAAGCTCTGGCATTTGCAGGACGACACGCCGCGCCTGCCGCGCCGCCCCAGCCGCCACCAGCTAGTGCGTGTGCGTGCGGCGAGCTGGCCCGTGGCGCCCGGGCAAGAGGTATGGGTGGTCGTGCGCGCGCCAGGAAAAGAACCTCGCAATGTGCGCGCAGGGTGGGTGGAGAATCGCGACAGCGTCAGCTACTGGGAGGCTGAGCTCGGCGCCTGGTTGGACGGCGAGAGCGTCGAGTACACCCTGCTGGCGACGGACCGTGACGGCAACCAAGCGACGGCCGGGCCCTTCGAATTCTCCGTGGGCCCGAAGCTGACGGTCGCGCTGATGTGGCACCAGCACCAACCCTTGTATCGTCCGGTGGGGGATCACCGAGTGCTGCGAGAGCCCTGGGTGCGCCTGCACGCGTTGCGCGACTACTTCGCCATGCCCTGGCTGCTATCAGCGGAGCCCGAAGTCCATGCGACGATCAACCTCACGCCAGTGTTGCTCGGCCAGCTCGAGGACTACGTCGAGCACCACGGGCAGGACGAGGCCCTGCTGTGGACTCGCACTCCCGCCGAACATCTGGGTGCGAGCGGCGAAGCCTTTTTGCTGCGACACTTCTTCGAGGCGCATTGGCACAACCAGATTCAACCCTTCGAGCGCTATCGGGAGCTGTTCCACAAACGAGAGTCCCAGCAGCCCTTCAGCGCGGCAGACCTACGAGATCTGCAGATGTGGTTCAACCTGGCGTGGTTTGGCCCAGAGTTGCTTCAGGGTGAGGTCGCGCTGCCAACGGGTCGACGCGTCACAGCCAAACACTTCGTCGAGCGCGGTCGCGACTTCTCCCACGACGACGTGATGGAGATGATCGACGTCCAGCAGGCGGTGATGGCCGCAGTGTTGCCCATGCACCGAACTCTGGTCGAGCGTGGGCAGCTGGAGGTGGCGACGACACCCTTCTACCATCCGATCTTGCCGCTGTTGGTCGACTCCGATCGAGCGACGCTGGATCGCGAGGGGACGCGGCTCCCACGCCGCTTTGCTCACGTAGAAGACGCCGACACGCAGGTGCGCCGAGCGCAGGAAGCGTACCGGAGCTGGTTTGGTCGAGACGCGCGTGGCATGTGGCCGGCGGAGGGCGCGGTCGCCGAGTTCGTGGTCCCGCTATTTGCCAAACACGGGGTCCAATGGATCGCCTCGGACGCGGGCGTGCTGGCGCGCTCGGGCAAGTGGGGCTATCGCAGCGACGACCCGGACGTACTGTGTCGACCGTACCGCGCCGAGTTCGACGGCAGCCAGGTCACAGTCTTCTTCCGCGACACCGCCCTGAGCGACGCCATCGGCTTCCAGTATCACTCTTTCCACGATGCAGAAGCCGCGGCCGCCGACCTGGTGAGCCAGATCAAGTCTCGCTTTGCGGAACGCGTGAGCGGGGACGACGCCGTGCTCAGCATCATCCTCGATGGCGAGAATGCCTGGGGAGCCTACCGCGACGCCGGCCGTCCGTTCCTTCGCGCCATGTACCGCCGCTTGGCTGACGATCCGGACCTTCAACTGGCGACCTTCAGCGAAGTGCTGGACGGCGCGCCGTCTCGCCACCTTCGCGCGCACCCCATTGCGGGCCAGGCCCAGGTCCACCAGCTGTTCATAGGGTCTTGGGCGGATGAACTGGCGTCCGCACCGGGTGTGGATCTGGGGACATGGATCGGAGAAGAAGAGGAGAACGTCGCCTGGGAGCACCTCGAAGATGCACGCGACGCGTTGGTAGCGGCTGGCCAGGACCCAAGCGTGGCTCCCCTTGCCTGGGAGGCCATCTACGCCGCGGAGGGAAGCGACTGGTTCTGGTGGTACGGGAGCGATCAGGACTCGGGACGCGATGACGAGTTCGACGCTTTGTTCCGCACTCACCTGCGCTCTGCGTATCTGAACGCCGGTCTCCCCGTTCCGGCGCCGCTCGGCACCTCCATTTTCCCGCCCCGCGTGGTGTGGAGCGCGACCGCAAAGCGTGCCGAGCTGGGGCGAGAGGAAGCACTGACGATCATCACCCACTGCCCCGGCACGGTGCGGCTCGCCTTCGACGACGCCGACGCCGTCGAGCATCCGCTGCGACCCGTTGGCGGAGTCATGGCCGGGTGCTCTCACTACGAACTCCGAGTTCCACCGGCACCCGAGGCGGCAAAGCGCATCGTTTTTCGCATCCACTGCAACCGCCCTGGCTGTCAAAGCGAGACCTGTCACGGCGGCGATCAAGAGATCAGCCTACGAGGCTAG